One window of the Cryptomeria japonica chromosome 7, Sugi_1.0, whole genome shotgun sequence genome contains the following:
- the LOC131039860 gene encoding protein trichome birefringence-like 6 — protein sequence MAMGINESSEKDDIVKVGAIVLAFFCSALLLWASGSPIWLVDNQSLGSLPFSIVENNKSNDHSENLTISQGYCDIFVGSWVYDESYDLYSGNQCPYSSPVFDCQKNGRKDSEYKKWRWQPLDCDIPRFNASDLLNRLRGKRLVYVGDSISHSQWESMVCLLTQSDGHGKGQSSVTTFHQGGTSGYLLKEYNCSIELSWSPFLVRQHNAPDKETLQIDTIDDPASVWKTADILVFSTGHWWTHPLPLAGKDYYEEGGFVHPHMEESVAFEKALRTWARWVDTNIDPLHTQVFFRTYSPVHFNGKMWGKKEGGGCFKETEPIAKLEEEQVKINPDMKRVLTMGNVTQEMKSKVKVVNITWMSMHRKDAHSSVYNKRDENRTESDYSKADCSHWCLPGLPDVWNHLLSVLII from the exons ATGGCCATGGGAATCAATGAAAGCAGCGAGAAGGATGATATTGTTAAGGTGGGGGCGATTGTTCTTGCTTTCTTTTGTTCTGCATTACTGTTATGGGCTTCTGGTAGCCCTATCTGGTTGGTAGACAACCAATCCTTAGGAAGTCTACCTTTCTCAATCGTGGAGAATAACAAGAGCAATGACCATTCAGAGAATTTAACTATCTCGCAGGGGTACTGTGACATTTTTGTGGGTAGTTGGGTTTATGATGAATCGTACGATCTGTATTCTGGAAATCAGTGCCCATACTCTAGCCCGGTTTTTGACTGTCAGAAGAATGGCAGGAAGGATTCTGAATACAAGAAATGGCGATGGCAGCCCCTTGACTGTGATATTCCCAG GTTTAATGCATCTGATTTGCTGAATAGGTTGAGGGGCAAAAGACTGGTCTATGTGGGCGATTCTATCAGTCACAGTCAGTGGGAATCCATGGTTTGCCTTCTCACCCAAAGTGATGGTCATGGGAAAGGGCAGTCCTCTGTCACAACCTTTCATCAAGGAGGTACTTCCGGTTATCTTCTGAAGGAGTACAATTGTTCCATAGAGCTCTCATGGTCACCATTCCTGGTGAGGCAACACAACGCTCCTGATAAGGAAACTTTACAAATTGACACCATAGACGATCCAGCCTCAGTATGGAAGACCGCAGATATACTTGTATTCAGCACAGGGCATTGGTGGACTCATCCGCTGCCTTTAGCAGG GAAGGATTATTATGAGGAAGGTGGGTTCGTCCATCCCCACATGGAGGAGAGTGTCGCTTTTGAAAAAGCACTGAGGACATGGGCTAGATGGGTGGATACCAACATTGATCCATTGCACACCCAAGTCTTTTTCCGAACCTACTCCCCAGTGCATTTCAA TGGGAAGATGTGGGGGAAAAAGGAAGGGGGAGGATGTTTCAAAGAGACAGAGCCCATAGCCAAGCTGGAAGAGGAACAAGTAAAAATAAATCCAGACATGAAGAGAGTATTGACGATGGGAAATGTCACCCAAGAAATGAAATCTAAAGTGAAAGTGGTAAACATAACATGGATGTCGATGCATAGGAAGGATGCACATTCATCTGTGTATAATAAAAGAGATGAGAATAGAACAGAATCTGATTACTCGAAAGCAGATTGCAGTCATTGGTGTCTCCCTGGTTTACCAGATGTATGGAACCATCTGCTATCTGTTCTCATTATCTAA
- the LOC131039827 gene encoding G-type lectin S-receptor-like serine/threonine-protein kinase SD2-5, whose protein sequence is MPIIISRGCSCISKAAFFRHGSTPNSSHDYCYLMSSVLSMELKSKTSDFFYKSTAYLKVQSKPKRPKYLIIVITVSAKLGKATQEEEMDEDLDLKLASANDFSMRLGGGGFGSVYEGRFKRLDGAGQGFRDFRAQVETREYIHHVNLVRLEEVCAEKSHRILVYEYLPNGSMDKWIFPKENRLLVLKTRSKGSYFGLAKLINREQSEVITMLRGTPGYMAPELLGMHFTEKVDIYSFGVMVVEIVSGKRSRELSTPSYGLFSVLPGMAEEGRLKDLVDSEIKDEGIGAEQEATKVLTMAYVVYSMILQRGRQCRPWLADLAVAFL, encoded by the exons ATGCCGATTATCATTAGccgtggatgctcctgcatcagcaaAGCAGCATTTTTTCGGCATGGCTCCACTCCCAATTCTTCTCATGATTACTGTTATCTCATGTCCTCGGTCCTCTCCATGGAATTGAAAAGTAAAACGAGCGATTTCTTTTACAAGTCAACGGCTTACCTTAAAGTTCAGTCAAAACCCAAGCGGCCCAAGTACTTAATTATAGTTATCACTGTTTCTGCT AAATTGGGAAAAGCTACGCAAGAGGAGGAAATGGATGAGGATTTGGACCTCAAGCTGGCTTCAGCAAATGACTTCAGCATGAGGCTAGGTGGGGGAGGATTCGGTTCAGTTTATGAGGGTCGTTTT AAGCGGCTTGATGGAGCAGGACAAGGCTTCAGAGACTTCCGTGCACAAGTGGAAACTCGGGAGTACATTCATCATGTTAATTTGGTGAGACTCGAGGAAGTTTGTGCAGAGAAGTCCCACCGAATACTTGTATACGAGTATCTACCAAATGGGTCTATGGATAAATGGATATTTCCCAAGGAAAACCGTCTGCTTGTTCTGAAGACAAGATCCAAA GGCTCATATTTCGGGCTGGCAAAGTTGATTAACAGAGAACAGAGTGAAGTGATAACCATGTTGAGAGGAACGCCTGGGTATATGGCACCTGAGCTATTGGGCATGCATTTTACTGAGAAAGTGGATATATACAGCTTTGGCGTTATGGTGGTAGAAATTGTTAGCGGAAAGAGAAGTAGAGAGCTTTCAACGCCAAGTTATGGGCTGTTTTCAGTGTTGCCGGGTATGGCAGAGGAGGGGAGATTGAAGGATTTAGTAGATTCTGAAATCAAAGATGAAGGGATTGGTGCAGAGCAGGAGGCAACGAAAGTGTTGACAATGGCATATGTTGTATACAGTATGATTTTACAGCGAGGTCGGCAATGTCGACCCTG GCTCGCCGATTTAGCCGTTGCTTTTCTTTGA